A single region of the Legionella oakridgensis ATCC 33761 = DSM 21215 genome encodes:
- a CDS encoding ankyrin repeat domain-containing protein, which yields MVIKRWKQLLEHLAIDEHAISDEQVLALESWCTKHVSEDIKFTGSQEDKYLALQEYLSHYFTTICACQSDNLTDKPTLLGGMNCIQYAASKGYDRYLTQVLEGTSDKKRLVNDATAVGITALHLSALKGHLKSTEVLLSHGADTAKKSRLKQTPLHFSLTVPSGASEEVKARKLAIYNQLQTVAPSLIQEEDISGTTVAHLAAQNGFTDTLTSLMRDYPALVLKKNSSQQSCLHIAILNRRFSTANLLTAIPHLLSLADGDGKKPVHYAARYADTALLNACLGPEIGVNEEDHYKRTPLHFAASAGNLDAVIFLVERGANASKQDVRGFTAFHYAVESRNKALVRWLKENTSVDINQPDARGRSAFMNLLADSTAMDTKTEELIEYLMDEGADLSMRDISGNSAQDYLDQLSARGININTDITRKMAGTSHASP from the coding sequence ATGGTGATAAAAAGATGGAAACAGTTACTTGAACACTTAGCTATTGATGAGCATGCAATTTCTGATGAACAAGTTCTTGCGCTGGAATCCTGGTGTACAAAACACGTCAGTGAAGACATTAAATTCACTGGCTCCCAAGAAGACAAGTATCTTGCACTACAAGAATATCTTTCTCACTATTTTACCACTATTTGTGCTTGCCAATCGGATAACTTAACGGACAAACCCACCCTATTAGGGGGAATGAACTGCATTCAATACGCCGCCTCCAAAGGATATGATCGATATCTCACACAAGTATTGGAAGGAACCAGCGACAAAAAACGACTCGTCAATGATGCAACAGCCGTTGGAATCACTGCCTTGCACTTATCTGCGCTGAAAGGGCATCTTAAATCCACAGAAGTATTATTGAGTCATGGCGCAGATACAGCAAAAAAAAGCCGATTAAAGCAAACGCCTTTGCATTTTTCCCTGACGGTTCCCTCAGGGGCTTCTGAAGAAGTAAAAGCGAGAAAATTAGCTATATACAATCAATTACAAACTGTAGCGCCCAGTCTCATACAGGAAGAAGACATCAGCGGCACCACCGTAGCCCATCTTGCCGCACAAAATGGCTTCACCGATACCCTCACCTCGCTAATGAGAGATTATCCAGCATTAGTACTAAAGAAAAACAGTTCGCAACAATCTTGCCTACATATTGCCATTCTTAATAGACGCTTTTCCACCGCCAATCTGCTAACAGCGATTCCCCATTTATTAAGTCTAGCCGACGGAGATGGGAAAAAACCGGTGCATTATGCTGCACGCTATGCCGATACGGCACTCCTAAATGCCTGCCTGGGACCAGAAATCGGCGTGAATGAAGAAGATCATTACAAAAGAACGCCACTGCATTTTGCCGCCAGCGCTGGAAATTTAGACGCAGTCATTTTTTTAGTGGAACGTGGGGCCAATGCTTCCAAACAAGATGTCCGTGGATTCACAGCTTTTCACTACGCCGTAGAATCAAGAAACAAGGCATTAGTCCGCTGGTTAAAGGAAAACACATCCGTAGACATCAATCAACCCGATGCACGCGGCAGATCAGCATTCATGAACTTGCTTGCAGACAGTACGGCAATGGATACAAAAACTGAAGAATTGATTGAATATTTAATGGATGAAGGAGCCGATTTATCCATGAGAGATATAAGTGGCAATTCAGCACAAGATTACTTAGACCAATTAAGTGCACGTGGGATAAACATTAATACAGATATTACCCGTAAAATGGCAGGAACATCTCATGCCTCCCCATGA
- a CDS encoding SIMPL domain-containing protein: MVETFFRLDFGVWFCVEWFFIAKGLTDSREYSRFVEVKGLAERIVKSDEAIWTLNIKLVSNELPALYQAIDEAQGKTHQFLSKQGFKDSEISTNPVAVTDNQSVSYNQNQDMPRYSADTGLTVTTANVDQVAAAIQKTGDLVQQGIVVTTSNAIYRFNDLNAIKPDMLNDATQSAYEAAKSFADNAKAALGYIRLAKQGLFTIADANSNYDSGNAIMKKVRVVTTVEYQLK; the protein is encoded by the coding sequence GTGGTCGAAACTTTTTTCCGCCTCGATTTTGGGGTGTGGTTTTGCGTTGAGTGGTTTTTTATTGCAAAAGGTTTAACTGATTCCAGAGAATACAGTCGCTTTGTGGAAGTGAAAGGATTAGCTGAACGCATTGTAAAATCCGATGAAGCCATATGGACATTAAACATTAAATTGGTGAGTAACGAACTCCCAGCTCTCTATCAAGCCATTGATGAAGCACAAGGCAAAACTCATCAATTTTTAAGTAAGCAAGGCTTTAAAGACAGTGAAATCAGTACCAATCCCGTCGCTGTAACTGATAATCAAAGCGTTTCATACAATCAAAATCAAGACATGCCGCGCTACAGTGCTGATACAGGATTAACCGTCACCACCGCCAATGTGGACCAGGTAGCGGCTGCAATACAAAAAACAGGCGATCTTGTCCAGCAAGGAATCGTCGTTACCACATCCAACGCCATATATCGGTTCAACGACTTAAATGCGATTAAACCAGACATGCTGAATGACGCCACGCAAAGTGCCTATGAAGCGGCAAAAAGCTTTGCCGATAATGCAAAAGCAGCCTTAGGTTATATTCGCTTGGCAAAGCAAGGATTATTCACCATTGCAGATGCCAACTCCAACTATGACAGCGGCAATGCCATTATGAAAAAGGTACGTGTCGTAACGACGGTTGAATATCAATTGAAATAA
- a CDS encoding WYL domain-containing protein, whose protein sequence is MNLIEHMINHAIINRKIIHFIYDGYVRQVEPHHYGILNQSMQLHGYQISNGSKSGELPEWRNFKFDHIQNLSINDHTFERRPDHHPFNSNYSKIIKTV, encoded by the coding sequence ATGAATCTCATTGAACATATGATTAACCATGCGATTATAAATAGAAAAATCATTCATTTTATTTATGACGGTTATGTTCGCCAAGTCGAACCACATCATTACGGGATTTTAAACCAATCCATGCAACTTCATGGTTATCAAATTAGTAATGGCAGTAAAAGCGGGGAACTTCCTGAATGGCGAAATTTCAAATTTGATCACATTCAAAATTTATCCATCAATGACCATACGTTTGAGCGCCGACCGGATCATCATCCATTCAACTCAAACTATTCCAAAATCATTAAAACAGTTTAA
- a CDS encoding ankyrin repeat domain-containing protein, with translation MKFTEGQMVQISNALETHISANRSGAEVVLTVGESLLMLIRACKKASVDAEIISKLKVLYLEGIKSEDDKAFITNIKELLADEKQFRVSADPKLVNADPSRRYFETHLAYHMLAPTAEALETEQLQAFTGKLKDNLSRVLANKPKEKAAVELILDGNMHPSLNKYQLEYAEVIYKLKTHDFHGLSPKACDNLCEIAKSTILATLNTQHDHSMPADIYEDSVFTMGMDGRGRKIKREHEHVLTAAKGLIRSTIPLPFTDIAVDGGMKEYEVPLYQDEVDADGQVKRVPVTKIVRDAEGIEKEVPVTVTHTRMVVSPFQRSADQADFMIESQWSQHLFARQTHIYSNGISSTTLAMLRNILMQKREGHPFHGDYFEDYMKAFTALMIYNSGGHSLFEIFEVFKLPQLREIMDATDCSGLLERDELMQQWLFEDQPESFDKAMDETIDYLHTLVNRRILNAQLQSWMSHVGTLKSITTGDVRDVRAGLAIEIEDSSLDLEALTLHRAVLTLDADEFAIAIGATLLAHPELDLNAKNTSGYTAMMVAAQVGKLEHVKILVEYGAKVTNSLKQKNGERGLTALELAIKSEKYPVVEYLLGLKRPDNAKRPALPVKMSNSGSLKERAPALYFACRQGDMRILEAVIKSDPALTLMDKALAILETVQFENLEGAKTLIDLLTPAEFSKLQEETKQQILDKAAERGNVALIDQLLFCMAPKVIDYNSMLQNACKNNYVPMVRSLLSYARDNEVVLMEQVFNHLMIAALANGYYDMAVLAIAYGANPEEISSSGEYLKGFTQYLRTTPPEHFNAFFSDRDREMIEQRAQDIQKAHVNRTSGIWNAFISLLVEFLSKLPFVNLGGYYQKTEVIARIAYQVVTNEAPKKDYEIGYGSAPVGLERESEHLVRSGENYNGNDAARMSASEFGPGRVSRLSMFGLIRKPKLFSYEFEERGENSPGITPEVEEGYEEAPRVTP, from the coding sequence ATGAAATTCACAGAAGGTCAAATGGTCCAAATTAGCAATGCTCTTGAGACCCATATTAGTGCGAATCGCTCTGGTGCGGAAGTCGTATTAACGGTAGGTGAAAGCTTACTGATGCTTATCCGTGCTTGTAAAAAGGCAAGTGTTGACGCTGAGATTATTTCGAAGCTGAAAGTGCTATATCTGGAAGGCATAAAGTCCGAAGATGACAAAGCGTTCATTACAAATATTAAAGAGCTTTTGGCGGATGAAAAACAATTTAGGGTAAGCGCTGATCCAAAGCTAGTTAATGCAGATCCCTCAAGGCGTTATTTTGAAACGCATTTAGCCTATCACATGCTTGCACCAACAGCGGAAGCCTTGGAAACTGAACAATTGCAAGCTTTCACTGGAAAGCTGAAAGATAATCTATCGAGAGTGCTTGCTAATAAACCCAAAGAAAAGGCCGCTGTTGAATTGATTTTAGATGGAAATATGCATCCATCACTTAACAAATATCAACTTGAATATGCAGAAGTTATTTACAAATTAAAAACCCATGATTTTCATGGACTCTCTCCTAAGGCTTGCGACAATTTGTGTGAAATAGCCAAGAGCACCATTCTGGCTACGCTAAATACACAACATGATCATTCTATGCCAGCCGATATTTATGAAGATAGTGTTTTTACTATGGGGATGGATGGTCGTGGCCGAAAAATAAAACGAGAACATGAGCATGTTCTTACTGCTGCAAAGGGCCTTATTCGCTCTACCATACCATTACCGTTTACTGATATTGCGGTAGATGGTGGTATGAAGGAATATGAAGTTCCTCTTTATCAGGATGAAGTGGATGCAGATGGTCAGGTAAAGCGCGTTCCTGTCACAAAAATAGTTAGGGATGCAGAGGGTATTGAAAAAGAAGTTCCTGTTACGGTGACGCATACACGCATGGTGGTGTCGCCATTTCAACGCTCAGCGGATCAAGCTGATTTTATGATTGAAAGTCAGTGGAGCCAACACTTATTTGCCCGACAAACGCATATATATTCTAATGGTATTTCCAGCACTACTTTAGCCATGCTTCGCAATATTTTAATGCAAAAACGCGAGGGGCATCCATTTCATGGTGATTATTTTGAAGATTATATGAAGGCTTTTACCGCGTTGATGATCTACAACAGCGGTGGCCATTCCCTGTTTGAAATTTTTGAAGTATTCAAATTGCCACAATTACGTGAAATCATGGATGCTACTGATTGCAGCGGCCTTCTTGAACGCGACGAGTTAATGCAGCAATGGTTGTTTGAGGATCAGCCTGAATCTTTTGATAAGGCTATGGATGAAACCATTGATTATCTGCACACCTTAGTGAATCGTCGAATATTGAATGCCCAATTACAAAGTTGGATGAGCCATGTGGGTACTCTTAAAAGCATTACAACAGGGGATGTTCGGGATGTCCGGGCAGGACTTGCGATTGAAATAGAAGATTCTTCTCTTGATCTCGAAGCATTAACATTGCACCGTGCCGTATTAACGTTAGATGCGGATGAATTTGCAATAGCAATAGGAGCAACGTTGCTGGCGCATCCTGAGCTTGATTTGAATGCAAAAAATACGAGTGGATATACGGCAATGATGGTTGCGGCTCAAGTAGGAAAACTCGAGCATGTCAAAATATTGGTTGAGTATGGTGCAAAGGTTACAAACAGTTTAAAACAAAAAAATGGTGAGCGTGGGTTAACGGCGTTGGAGCTGGCCATTAAAAGCGAGAAATATCCGGTTGTTGAATATTTGCTTGGATTAAAACGCCCGGACAATGCAAAGCGTCCTGCGCTACCTGTAAAAATGAGTAACTCTGGAAGCTTAAAGGAAAGAGCGCCTGCCTTATATTTTGCCTGTCGCCAGGGAGATATGAGAATTCTCGAGGCGGTCATTAAAAGCGACCCTGCTTTAACACTAATGGATAAAGCACTTGCAATTCTGGAAACGGTACAATTTGAGAATTTGGAGGGTGCGAAAACGCTTATTGACTTATTGACTCCTGCTGAGTTTAGTAAGTTGCAAGAGGAAACTAAACAACAGATATTAGATAAAGCTGCAGAGCGAGGTAACGTGGCATTGATTGATCAATTATTGTTCTGTATGGCGCCGAAGGTTATCGATTATAATTCTATGTTGCAAAATGCTTGTAAGAATAATTACGTACCTATGGTTCGATCATTGTTAAGTTATGCGCGAGATAACGAGGTAGTCTTAATGGAACAGGTATTCAATCATTTGATGATTGCTGCCTTGGCTAACGGTTATTACGATATGGCGGTGCTTGCCATTGCCTATGGGGCAAATCCTGAGGAAATTAGTTCTAGCGGTGAATATCTGAAAGGATTTACGCAATATCTGCGTACGACACCTCCTGAGCATTTTAATGCCTTTTTCTCAGATAGAGACAGAGAGATGATAGAGCAGCGGGCTCAAGATATACAAAAAGCTCATGTTAACCGTACGAGTGGGATATGGAATGCTTTTATCAGTCTGTTGGTTGAATTTTTAAGCAAACTTCCTTTCGTCAATTTAGGGGGCTATTATCAAAAAACAGAAGTAATAGCCCGTATTGCCTATCAAGTAGTCACCAATGAGGCGCCTAAAAAAGATTATGAAATAGGTTATGGCTCTGCGCCTGTAGGTCTTGAAAGAGAATCAGAACATCTGGTAAGGAGTGGCGAAAATTACAATGGTAATGATGCTGCAAGGATGTCAGCATCGGAGTTTGGTCCTGGTCGTGTGAGTCGTCTTAGTATGTTTGGTCTTATCAGAAAGCCAAAACTCTTTTCCTATGAGTTTGAAGAAAGAGGCGAAAACTCTCCTGGAATTACTCCTGAGGTTGAAGAAGGATACGAAGAGGCTCCTAGAGTTACTCCTTAA
- a CDS encoding GIY-YIG nuclease family protein, with amino-acid sequence MHTESYVYLLTNKHNNVLYTGVTHDLIRRVYEHKNKLVAGFTQKYNVDRLVYFEVCSGIVMAIEREKQIKGWSRKKKQDLINALNPEWNDLYPSLL; translated from the coding sequence ATGCATACGGAGTCTTACGTTTACCTTCTGACCAATAAACACAATAATGTTTTGTATACCGGTGTTACCCATGATTTGATACGCCGTGTTTATGAACACAAAAATAAACTGGTGGCTGGATTTACCCAAAAATACAATGTGGATCGACTGGTTTATTTTGAAGTTTGTTCAGGCATCGTCATGGCTATTGAGCGAGAAAAACAAATCAAAGGGTGGTCTCGAAAAAAGAAGCAGGATTTGATTAATGCATTGAATCCTGAATGGAACGATTTGTATCCATCGCTACTTTAA
- a CDS encoding beta-propeller fold lactonase family protein, whose product MHAETQPKFSIIPTTPTAFLLPTNFVKTVQYVVTNKTKITRMLTIKAITGVNQRTNGTGYCSNPFTLAPGQHCLLTLQVNGNQIPSRIDGGPEVCKTQGSGNSSPDPFLCSQPGQADGLAISSVPAGQHAYITNWQGNSISLCQVNPADGALEDCAITAAGFNGFGNPEAIATNPAGTILYVANIGNNSVSYCRINTSTAALSNCRTINNGPFNRPDGVVLNSAGTLAYISNAAGSVSICQVDGTTGALQTPCNTVIRPDFATPSDMTLNAAGTIAYISNFTGSSVSICNTVGTTLSDVCVTTNGNNLFDGPEGITLNPSGQFAYIANNNNNRIIRCRVDANVGTLSSCATTDGRFDGFGNIGFNDIGTRAYVPNSLLNKVFVCSVDIADGSLSECRDSKGTGFDNPSGVLLY is encoded by the coding sequence GTGCATGCAGAAACACAGCCTAAATTTAGCATCATTCCAACGACGCCAACGGCTTTTTTATTGCCAACGAACTTTGTCAAGACGGTGCAATATGTGGTTACCAATAAGACAAAAATCACCCGAATGTTAACCATAAAAGCCATCACCGGTGTAAATCAGAGAACGAATGGAACAGGGTATTGCTCAAATCCGTTTACGCTGGCTCCCGGGCAACATTGTTTGTTGACGTTGCAAGTCAATGGTAATCAGATTCCATCGCGCATTGATGGTGGTCCTGAAGTCTGTAAAACTCAAGGGTCAGGTAATTCGAGCCCGGATCCATTTCTTTGCTCTCAGCCAGGTCAGGCCGATGGTTTAGCGATTTCTTCAGTCCCTGCAGGGCAGCACGCTTATATAACCAATTGGCAAGGTAATAGTATTTCTCTTTGTCAAGTGAATCCGGCGGATGGCGCTTTAGAAGATTGCGCTATTACTGCTGCTGGATTTAATGGATTTGGTAATCCGGAGGCGATTGCGACCAATCCTGCTGGAACGATCTTATATGTGGCAAATATTGGCAATAACAGCGTTTCTTATTGCCGTATTAATACTTCAACGGCAGCATTAAGTAATTGCAGGACTATAAACAATGGTCCTTTCAATAGACCAGATGGGGTTGTTCTTAATTCTGCCGGAACGTTGGCATATATTTCAAATGCTGCTGGTAGCGTGTCTATTTGTCAAGTTGATGGCACAACGGGGGCGTTGCAAACACCTTGTAATACCGTTATTCGCCCAGATTTTGCTACCCCCTCGGATATGACGCTCAATGCTGCAGGAACAATAGCTTATATATCAAATTTTACTGGCAGCTCTGTTTCTATTTGCAATACCGTTGGCACGACACTGAGTGATGTGTGTGTCACCACCAACGGTAATAATTTATTTGACGGACCGGAAGGAATTACCTTAAATCCCTCAGGACAGTTTGCTTATATTGCTAATAATAACAATAACAGGATTATCCGTTGTCGAGTAGATGCCAATGTGGGAACGTTAAGCAGTTGTGCGACGACAGATGGGCGTTTTGATGGATTTGGAAACATTGGATTTAATGATATAGGAACACGCGCCTATGTTCCCAATTCTTTGCTGAATAAAGTATTTGTTTGTTCAGTTGATATAGCGGATGGCTCATTAAGCGAATGTAGAGATTCTAAGGGGACAGGGTTTGATAACCCTTCAGGCGTTTTATTATATTAA
- a CDS encoding Lpg1974 family pore-forming outer membrane protein — protein sequence MKYRALPFFLANLFLGFYSSSSFAKVSEKDVSLPEKGKLNIHASLLYLQPTNNDLKYSVFVFNTQPYSQDWAYQVLNPPYAPAFELGADYSFYDSPYYNVSIDWLHLNTSASASKQADPAVSLVNVEFVAPPYDVGPAVFGIKHASSTVKIDFDNIALQIGRLFTFDEGALQARLFSGINILNLNQTVTTTFSDFPGALPTTLTYGLAPDPTYSFQTKNTSKYLGAGPDLGLQARYHMKHGFSVVTQAQGMLTVGTIRASDQFTSTSQPLSEVGIPVSKQWVDAPTMTQVVPAFDAKLGLAYQWSSKTLSNLTIEFGYRVASYINAISNVIPATLVQAGDSAATPEFATGTMAIQSTDTRQSTLNLNGPYLDFKLKMMG from the coding sequence ATGAAGTATCGAGCGTTACCTTTCTTTTTAGCCAATCTTTTTTTGGGTTTCTATAGTTCAAGTTCTTTCGCAAAAGTCAGTGAAAAAGACGTTTCTCTTCCTGAAAAAGGAAAATTAAATATACATGCTTCTCTGCTATATCTACAACCGACTAACAACGATTTAAAATACTCGGTGTTTGTTTTCAATACTCAACCTTATAGCCAGGATTGGGCTTATCAGGTTCTTAACCCTCCTTATGCGCCTGCATTTGAGCTTGGTGCTGATTATTCTTTTTATGACTCTCCTTATTATAATGTCTCCATTGATTGGTTGCATTTAAATACCTCTGCTTCAGCGTCCAAGCAAGCCGATCCAGCTGTCAGTCTTGTAAATGTTGAATTCGTTGCACCTCCTTATGACGTAGGGCCTGCTGTTTTCGGCATTAAACATGCGAGCAGTACGGTGAAGATTGATTTTGACAATATTGCGTTGCAGATAGGGCGATTATTTACCTTTGATGAGGGGGCCTTGCAAGCCAGACTGTTTAGTGGAATTAATATTCTTAATCTTAATCAAACCGTTACAACGACATTCAGTGATTTTCCTGGCGCATTGCCAACGACGCTCACTTACGGTTTAGCACCGGATCCTACGTATTCATTTCAAACAAAAAATACTTCAAAATATCTTGGTGCCGGGCCTGATCTTGGCCTGCAGGCTCGTTATCATATGAAACATGGTTTTAGCGTAGTTACTCAAGCTCAGGGTATGTTAACCGTTGGGACTATCCGTGCCAGTGATCAGTTTACCTCAACTTCACAACCTTTGTCGGAGGTTGGGATTCCGGTCAGTAAACAATGGGTGGATGCTCCTACGATGACTCAGGTTGTTCCTGCTTTTGATGCAAAATTAGGGTTGGCTTATCAATGGTCTTCCAAAACGTTATCTAATTTAACCATTGAGTTTGGTTATCGTGTGGCCAGTTACATTAATGCCATATCTAATGTTATTCCTGCAACATTAGTACAAGCAGGAGATAGCGCTGCAACGCCTGAATTTGCAACGGGAACAATGGCCATTCAATCGACGGATACGAGACAAAGCACCTTAAATTTAAATGGGCCTTATCTTGATTTTAAATTAAAAATGATGGGTTAA
- a CDS encoding linear amide C-N hydrolase → MKWRKARNFTIVIAFILNVISFTSHACTTVFWNDNGISRVVARSVDLYTSDLPLIKAMPRGTKHSGEAGENSLTWSSKYGTLAVTAFHSNAVSDGMNEKGLVVHLLYLAETQYPQSNSDAQKISNVLWAQYVLDNFATVDEALQGTKDLQIVATKVYDKIWPLHLAMEDATGDSAIIEFIQGKMHVYHGRQYQVMTNEPAYNIQLANLKRYQGFGGKLPLPGDPDPLSRFVRVATFLKTLPKPNSQLESIAGVLAVMRTAMVPFGAVDTSGNKTEDAWATRWVSVADATNKVYYFNSTSAPNIIWIDLNKINFAEGAPLLSIDPTNIALEGDITKKLMPTL, encoded by the coding sequence ATGAAATGGAGAAAAGCTAGAAATTTTACTATTGTTATTGCATTTATTCTAAACGTTATTTCGTTTACCTCTCACGCCTGTACGACCGTATTTTGGAATGACAATGGTATTTCTCGGGTCGTTGCTCGCTCGGTTGATCTTTATACTTCTGATTTGCCCTTAATTAAAGCCATGCCTCGAGGAACAAAACATTCAGGCGAGGCTGGAGAGAATTCATTAACCTGGAGCTCTAAGTATGGCACGCTGGCTGTAACAGCTTTTCATTCCAATGCTGTGTCCGATGGAATGAATGAAAAAGGGCTGGTGGTGCATTTGCTTTATTTAGCGGAAACGCAATATCCGCAAAGTAACAGTGATGCTCAAAAGATATCCAACGTTTTATGGGCGCAATATGTGCTTGATAATTTTGCAACCGTCGATGAAGCGTTGCAGGGTACAAAAGATTTGCAGATTGTTGCAACAAAAGTATATGATAAGATTTGGCCATTGCATTTGGCCATGGAAGATGCAACTGGCGATTCCGCCATCATTGAATTCATTCAAGGAAAAATGCATGTTTATCATGGTCGACAATATCAAGTGATGACTAATGAGCCGGCTTATAATATTCAACTTGCCAATCTTAAACGCTATCAAGGATTTGGTGGGAAGTTACCTCTGCCAGGCGACCCCGATCCTCTAAGCCGTTTTGTTCGTGTTGCGACCTTTTTAAAAACATTGCCTAAACCAAACTCTCAGCTGGAATCCATTGCCGGTGTTTTAGCCGTCATGCGTACGGCAATGGTTCCGTTTGGTGCGGTAGATACGTCTGGCAATAAAACAGAAGATGCCTGGGCGACTCGTTGGGTAAGCGTTGCAGACGCTACTAATAAGGTGTATTACTTCAATTCGACTTCAGCGCCGAATATCATTTGGATCGATTTAAATAAAATTAATTTTGCTGAAGGAGCACCTCTTTTATCCATTGATCCAACCAATATTGCCTTGGAAGGAGATATTACAAAAAAACTCATGCCAACGTTATAA